One genomic segment of Francisella persica ATCC VR-331 includes these proteins:
- a CDS encoding glycosyltransferase family 2 protein, whose protein sequence is MKKTLIFVLTMLVLYCFSVAGEAFAGIVMLLLLLCLVFYLFITSKSRKFNFITIIYVVLSFAFVVCATKVLLSVDYHPFISILILFILLPTFFLLGYRIILSIHCFIDSLLASKKTFVEQAAELECSIVMTTRNEPFDVCKLTFDSAYNLDYPTEKLEIVVVDNSDLNHQDFVRWRQYVNQHNMLDGISCKFIHRSGMEGFKPRNLDIAMQHVCFDYILFLDADSTLPKNALKVALPEFKQNYKLGFVSFLIESTNYSTNLVTKVASIFQNTIRYFNEFVGKYGYCNYQGHNGIWSREALEAISKWEECHRSQVMVTEDIAAGFRCYEAGFISKPVFLKTGEWVPTSLKEFEKMWLRWSFGGMQVMHKYMSNIVSSSNLCFRVKLDMLYLLFKVVASGFPIFALLLVLFPRSNSAFVSIVNVTLLPLFILSFWYYLYGDIKGNFLSKISQIYMAMFMLSSFVFWCGIKAEINYYLNNPQGWKPTSKVFDKVDGWTKVIYDNIGKLSFSVFGLIVAVYSVCKFYSQPDFYMYLLCMLPSILLFLNTVLCIMVLGRAKY, encoded by the coding sequence ATGAAAAAAACACTAATATTTGTATTGACTATGCTAGTACTGTATTGCTTTTCCGTAGCTGGTGAGGCTTTTGCTGGAATAGTTATGTTATTGTTACTATTATGCCTTGTTTTTTATCTATTTATCACCTCTAAATCTCGAAAGTTTAATTTTATAACTATTATTTATGTGGTGCTAAGTTTTGCCTTTGTAGTTTGTGCCACAAAAGTATTACTGAGTGTTGACTACCATCCATTTATATCAATACTGATCTTATTTATCTTATTGCCAACTTTTTTTTTACTGGGATATCGAATAATTTTAAGTATTCATTGTTTTATTGATAGTCTTTTAGCTTCAAAAAAAACTTTTGTCGAGCAGGCTGCTGAGCTTGAATGTTCTATAGTTATGACGACACGCAATGAGCCTTTTGATGTTTGTAAATTAACATTTGATTCGGCGTATAATTTAGATTATCCAACAGAAAAACTAGAAATAGTTGTTGTTGATAATAGTGATTTAAATCATCAAGATTTTGTTAGATGGCGACAATATGTCAACCAACATAATATGCTTGATGGAATCAGCTGTAAGTTTATCCATAGAAGTGGTATGGAAGGTTTTAAACCGCGTAATCTTGATATTGCTATGCAACATGTTTGTTTTGATTATATATTATTTTTAGATGCAGATTCGACATTACCCAAAAATGCTCTAAAAGTAGCCTTGCCTGAGTTTAAACAAAATTATAAACTTGGATTCGTTAGTTTTTTGATAGAAAGTACTAATTATAGTACAAATTTAGTTACCAAAGTTGCAAGTATCTTTCAAAATACCATTCGCTATTTCAATGAGTTTGTTGGTAAGTATGGTTATTGTAATTATCAAGGCCATAATGGTATATGGAGTAGAGAGGCTCTAGAAGCAATATCTAAGTGGGAAGAGTGCCACAGATCCCAAGTAATGGTGACTGAAGATATTGCTGCAGGATTTAGATGTTATGAGGCAGGTTTTATCAGTAAACCAGTATTTCTCAAAACTGGAGAATGGGTTCCGACATCTCTCAAAGAGTTTGAGAAGATGTGGCTAAGATGGTCTTTTGGTGGTATGCAAGTAATGCATAAATATATGTCAAATATTGTTAGTTCTTCAAACTTATGCTTTAGGGTAAAGTTAGATATGCTATATCTGCTGTTCAAAGTTGTCGCATCTGGATTTCCAATATTTGCATTATTATTGGTGCTTTTCCCAAGAAGCAACTCAGCTTTTGTATCAATTGTCAATGTGACACTTTTGCCATTATTTATTTTAAGTTTTTGGTATTATTTATATGGAGATATAAAGGGCAACTTTTTGAGTAAAATCTCACAAATTTACATGGCAATGTTTATGCTGTCATCATTTGTGTTTTGGTGTGGTATTAAAGCAGAAATAAACTATTATCTTAATAATCCGCAAGGGTGGAAACCAACAAGTAAGGTTTTTGATAAAGTAGATGGTTGGACAAAAGTTATTTATGATAATATCGGCAAGCTAAGCTTTTCGGTATTTGGTTTGATTGTGGCTGTATATTCTGTTTGTAAATTTTATTCGCAGCCAGATTTTTATATGTATTTATTATGTATGTTGCCAAGTATTTTACTTTTCTTAAATACTGTCTTATGTATTATGGTATTAGGTAGAGCAAAATATTAG
- the putP gene encoding sodium/proline symporter PutP translates to MSQNNILWITFIIYIIIIFAIGVYSYFQTKKVSDYMLGGRSLSAPIAALGVGASDMGSWLLLALPGAFMVSGINQIWLPLGLTIGAFINWSVIARRLRIYTQIAKDSITIPAYFENRFHDNKGIIRSLTAVVVVIFFTIYIGAGFVSGGVLFSSMFGISYHQALLLTAAIIFIYTCVGGFLAISWIDFFQGSLMLLALLVVPIVVYFDIGSANIGLVLSNIDIKGFYDVKSGVPLIMIISLLAWGLGYFGQPHIIVRFMAIKDPSKTSKAMFICMTWMILALLGAACVGILGAAYYKDGIANPESVFLKLSAGFFNPWMEGVLLAAVLSAVMSTSSAQLLSLSSAFSVDVYTKVRNKASHIELLNVSRLIVLLVTIAAIILSYNPNTTILNLVGFAWAGLGSSFGSVMIFSLFWSRMNKSGAIAGILSGSLAVLIWPLFEHLGGCFQVYAMVPGFALSSICIIVFSLLTSKPEESVQLEYQKYKQSL, encoded by the coding sequence ATGAGTCAAAATAACATACTTTGGATCACGTTTATTATATACATAATAATCATTTTTGCTATAGGTGTATACTCATACTTCCAAACTAAAAAAGTCTCAGATTATATGCTAGGTGGACGCTCTCTAAGCGCACCAATTGCTGCACTAGGTGTTGGAGCCTCTGATATGGGATCATGGTTATTATTGGCACTTCCTGGCGCTTTTATGGTATCAGGTATTAACCAAATATGGCTACCGTTGGGATTGACAATTGGGGCATTTATAAACTGGAGTGTTATCGCTAGAAGATTACGAATATATACTCAAATAGCAAAAGATTCTATTACCATACCTGCATATTTTGAAAATAGGTTTCATGATAACAAAGGGATAATAAGATCATTAACTGCTGTAGTTGTGGTAATATTTTTTACTATATATATCGGAGCAGGTTTTGTATCCGGTGGAGTATTATTTAGTTCAATGTTTGGTATTTCATATCATCAAGCGTTATTACTTACGGCAGCAATAATATTTATTTATACATGTGTAGGTGGTTTTTTAGCAATATCTTGGATTGATTTCTTTCAAGGCAGTTTGATGCTATTAGCTTTGCTTGTTGTTCCAATTGTAGTGTATTTTGATATTGGTAGTGCCAATATTGGGTTGGTATTATCAAATATTGATATCAAGGGATTTTACGACGTTAAATCAGGTGTACCGTTAATTATGATTATCTCTCTTTTGGCATGGGGTTTAGGATACTTTGGTCAACCACATATTATAGTACGCTTTATGGCGATAAAGGATCCGAGTAAAACCTCAAAGGCGATGTTTATTTGTATGACATGGATGATTTTAGCATTGCTTGGCGCTGCTTGTGTTGGTATTTTAGGAGCAGCATATTATAAAGATGGAATTGCAAATCCAGAATCTGTATTTTTGAAGTTATCAGCAGGATTTTTTAATCCATGGATGGAAGGTGTTTTATTAGCTGCAGTATTATCCGCAGTAATGAGTACTTCTTCAGCACAACTGCTATCATTATCTAGCGCCTTTTCGGTTGATGTATATACTAAAGTTCGTAATAAAGCAAGTCACATAGAGCTGCTAAATGTTAGTAGATTAATAGTACTCTTAGTAACAATAGCGGCAATTATTTTGTCATATAATCCGAATACTACTATTTTAAACCTAGTTGGCTTTGCATGGGCTGGTCTTGGTAGTTCATTTGGCTCTGTAATGATTTTTTCTCTGTTTTGGTCAAGGATGAACAAAAGTGGAGCTATAGCAGGAATATTATCAGGCTCACTCGCTGTTTTAATATGGCCATTGTTTGAGCATTTAGGTGGGTGTTTTCAGGTATATGCAATGGTCCCTGGCTTTGCACTAAGTAGTATATGCATAATTGTATTTAGCTTGTTAACTTCTAAGCCAGAAGAATCAGTTCAGCTAGAGTATCAAAAATACAAACAATCGTTATAA
- the glpX gene encoding class II fructose-bisphosphatase has product MNRKVALEAVRVTELAALASWSQMGRGDKIAADQAAVDAMRKALNEVDIDGTVVIGEGELDEAPMLYIGEKVGAGGCEVDIALDPLEGTTITSKGGANALTVLAMADKGGFLNAPDVYMQKIAVGGINAPKGIVNLDDSVTNNLKRVAEFKGVHMSALVVCTMDRPRHEHIIKEARECGARVILINDGDVSGVIATATENSGIDVYIGTGGAPEGVLAAAALKCLGGQMQARLVFNDNQEIKRAHRLGITDLNKKYDIDDLASGDIVFAATGVTDGNMLQGVKRVNSTRRGSYAVTHSVVMRSTTKTIRHITAEHSFDFKDGIEKFMS; this is encoded by the coding sequence ATGAATAGAAAAGTAGCACTTGAAGCAGTCAGAGTTACTGAGCTAGCAGCATTAGCATCATGGAGCCAGATGGGTCGAGGTGATAAAATTGCTGCTGATCAAGCTGCCGTTGATGCAATGAGAAAAGCACTTAATGAGGTTGATATTGATGGTACAGTTGTGATTGGTGAAGGTGAACTTGATGAAGCACCAATGTTGTATATTGGTGAGAAAGTTGGTGCAGGTGGCTGCGAGGTTGATATTGCTTTGGACCCTCTAGAGGGTACTACAATTACATCAAAGGGTGGTGCTAACGCACTTACAGTTTTAGCCATGGCAGACAAAGGTGGTTTTTTAAATGCTCCTGATGTATATATGCAAAAGATTGCTGTTGGTGGTATTAATGCGCCTAAGGGTATAGTCAACCTAGATGATTCTGTAACAAATAACTTAAAGAGGGTTGCTGAATTCAAAGGTGTACATATGTCTGCATTAGTTGTATGTACTATGGATAGGCCTAGACATGAGCATATTATCAAAGAGGCTCGTGAATGTGGTGCTAGGGTGATACTTATAAATGATGGTGATGTATCAGGTGTAATAGCTACAGCAACAGAAAACTCTGGTATAGATGTGTATATTGGTACTGGTGGTGCACCTGAAGGTGTTCTTGCAGCAGCAGCACTTAAATGCTTAGGGGGACAAATGCAAGCAAGATTAGTATTCAATGATAATCAAGAAATAAAACGTGCACATCGTCTTGGTATCACTGATCTTAACAAAAAATACGATATAGATGATTTAGCATCTGGAGATATTGTTTTTGCTGCAACTGGAGTAACTGATGGTAATATGCTTCAAGGTGTCAAAAGAGTTAATAGCACACGCAGAGGTTCTTATGCAGTTACACATAGTGTAGTTATGCGTTCTACAACAAAAACAATCAGGCATATAACCGCAGAACACAGCTTTGACTTCAAAGATGGTATCGAAAAGTTTATGTCATAA
- a CDS encoding alpha/beta hydrolase translates to MNTFFIQGQAGRIEAAHDKVKDAKKDIVAVICHPHPLFQGSMHNKIVTTIARAMKKFNIESYRFNYRGVGESQGKYGDGVGELEDLLTVCDWVKHNTIAKKIILCGFSFGGAIAYKGLGSLDNLVSLITIAPAVDRFDLTKFIQPRDIPWLVVQGVDDDIVNPNSVFDFTLKTIKSDLTLVKMNQVGHFFNGKLIELKTVIENFLTPIVDKL, encoded by the coding sequence ATGAACACTTTTTTTATTCAAGGTCAAGCTGGTCGTATTGAAGCAGCTCACGATAAAGTCAAAGATGCCAAAAAAGACATTGTTGCCGTGATATGTCATCCTCATCCGTTATTTCAAGGTAGCATGCATAATAAGATTGTCACCACCATTGCTAGAGCAATGAAAAAATTTAATATAGAGTCTTATAGATTTAATTATCGTGGTGTTGGCGAGAGTCAAGGTAAGTATGGTGATGGAGTTGGTGAGTTAGAAGACTTGCTTACAGTATGTGATTGGGTTAAACACAATACAATAGCAAAAAAAATAATATTATGCGGCTTCTCATTTGGTGGTGCTATAGCCTATAAGGGTTTAGGTAGTCTAGATAATCTTGTAAGCCTAATTACAATAGCGCCAGCTGTAGATAGGTTTGATCTAACTAAATTTATTCAACCACGAGATATTCCATGGCTTGTGGTACAGGGTGTAGATGATGATATAGTTAATCCAAACTCTGTTTTTGATTTTACTCTTAAAACTATCAAATCTGATTTAACTTTGGTTAAAATGAATCAGGTAGGACATTTTTTTAATGGTAAGCTTATAGAGCTTAAGACAGTAATAGAAAACTTCTTAACACCAATAGTCGATAAACTTTAA
- a CDS encoding amino acid permease — protein MSQKLKRDLYTRHMSMIALGGCIGTGLFVALGGAIADAGPGGTVLAYVIIAIMVYFLMASLGEMAAHSPVSGTFCEYATRYVDPALGFSTGWSYWFNWAITVATEVIAAALIMQYWFPDSSILLWSGFFFVLVFALNVFSVKIYGEVEYWLSFIKVSTVIIFIIVGFLSILGLVGNHTSVGFENWHIGDAPFHNGWWGFISVFMIAGFSFQGSELIGVTAGEAKDPNTSIPNAIKQTFWRLFIFYILAVVIISFLIPYNNPSLIKAGMSNDVSVSPFTIVFENVGLSSAATIMNVIILTAIISACNASMYSATRVLWHLGKIKQAPQFFATTNSKGTPMIALLVTAVIGSSFFFVSFVGSGYIFTWLVNVSSLAGFIAWFTIALSHYRFRRAYIKQGKSLKDLPYVAKFFPWAPIIALVMVSMVIVGQGITMLTMEGRTWVSVILEFVSTYIGFFAFVILYFAYKFIKKTKLIKLEDCYLTRES, from the coding sequence ATGTCGCAGAAACTTAAACGAGACTTATATACTCGCCATATGTCAATGATAGCTCTGGGGGGCTGTATTGGTACTGGTTTATTTGTAGCACTTGGTGGAGCAATTGCAGATGCCGGTCCTGGAGGAACTGTTTTGGCATATGTAATCATAGCTATAATGGTTTACTTCTTGATGGCGAGTCTTGGTGAAATGGCTGCTCATAGTCCTGTTAGTGGAACATTTTGTGAATATGCTACACGCTATGTTGATCCAGCATTAGGTTTTAGTACTGGTTGGAGCTATTGGTTTAATTGGGCTATTACAGTTGCTACAGAGGTTATTGCTGCAGCGTTAATTATGCAATATTGGTTTCCAGACAGCTCAATTCTGTTATGGAGTGGCTTTTTCTTTGTATTAGTTTTTGCTTTAAATGTATTTTCAGTAAAGATATATGGTGAAGTTGAGTACTGGTTGTCTTTTATAAAAGTCTCGACAGTTATTATATTTATAATTGTTGGCTTTTTGTCAATACTTGGTCTAGTAGGTAATCATACAAGTGTTGGTTTTGAAAATTGGCATATTGGAGATGCTCCTTTTCATAATGGCTGGTGGGGCTTTATATCAGTATTTATGATTGCAGGCTTTTCTTTTCAAGGAAGTGAGCTTATAGGTGTCACTGCTGGTGAGGCTAAAGATCCAAATACATCAATACCAAATGCAATCAAACAAACATTCTGGCGTTTATTTATATTCTACATACTTGCTGTAGTGATTATTAGTTTTTTAATTCCATACAATAATCCATCTTTGATAAAAGCTGGGATGAGTAATGATGTTTCTGTTAGCCCATTTACAATAGTTTTTGAAAATGTTGGCTTAAGTTCTGCTGCTACTATTATGAATGTGATAATCTTAACTGCGATAATATCAGCATGTAATGCAAGTATGTATAGTGCAACAAGAGTTCTATGGCATTTAGGTAAAATTAAGCAAGCCCCTCAGTTTTTTGCTACTACGAATTCAAAAGGTACGCCAATGATTGCTCTTTTGGTTACTGCAGTTATAGGTTCGTCATTTTTTTTCGTATCTTTTGTTGGTAGTGGGTATATATTTACATGGTTAGTGAATGTTTCAAGTTTGGCAGGATTTATCGCATGGTTTACAATTGCGCTTAGCCACTATCGTTTCAGAAGAGCATATATCAAGCAAGGTAAAAGCTTAAAAGATTTGCCTTATGTGGCAAAGTTTTTTCCATGGGCGCCTATTATTGCCTTAGTTATGGTAAGTATGGTAATTGTTGGTCAAGGTATCACAATGTTAACTATGGAAGGTAGAACTTGGGTTAGTGTAATATTAGAGTTTGTATCAACTTATATAGGTTTCTTTGCATTTGTGATACTATATTTTGCATATAAGTTTATTAAGAAGACAAAATTGATAAAACTAGAGGATTGCTACCTTACTAGAGAATCTTAA
- the lpxF gene encoding lipid A 4'-phosphatase LpxF → MARFHIILGLVVCFFAWLFFLMFPNLDIQLEGYFYNSSAHQFIGGYDGFLGFLHWFARFFPIFFSIIVILFLLGSLFIDKFKIKHRKAILFIAVCLWIGPGFVVNYVFKDHWGRPRPVMVEQFKGDKIFQPPFFISSQCDKNCSFVCGDASMGFWLFAFMPLVARRRKKLVVFVAALFAGGGLGLMRMSQGGHFFSDVVFCGIFVYISTWMVYALMYHKK, encoded by the coding sequence TTGGCAAGATTTCATATCATATTAGGTTTAGTTGTTTGTTTTTTTGCATGGTTATTCTTTCTTATGTTTCCAAATCTAGATATACAATTAGAGGGATATTTTTATAACTCATCGGCACATCAATTTATTGGTGGCTATGATGGATTTTTAGGTTTTTTGCATTGGTTTGCCAGATTTTTCCCAATATTTTTCTCAATCATAGTGATTTTATTTCTTTTAGGATCTCTATTTATCGATAAGTTTAAGATTAAGCATAGAAAAGCTATATTATTTATAGCGGTGTGCTTATGGATAGGTCCAGGCTTTGTTGTTAATTATGTGTTTAAAGATCATTGGGGGCGCCCAAGACCAGTGATGGTTGAGCAATTTAAGGGTGATAAAATTTTTCAACCGCCGTTTTTTATATCTTCACAATGTGACAAAAACTGCTCGTTTGTATGTGGTGATGCTTCAATGGGATTTTGGCTTTTTGCATTTATGCCACTAGTAGCTAGAAGGAGAAAAAAGCTTGTTGTATTTGTAGCTGCATTATTTGCTGGTGGAGGTTTAGGACTGATGAGAATGTCTCAGGGGGGACACTTTTTTAGTGATGTTGTTTTCTGTGGCATATTTGTGTATATCTCCACATGGATGGTTTATGCACTAATGTATCATAAAAAATAG
- a CDS encoding DNA translocase FtsK, protein MADNNINKINHAVGRLKVTLVVILTASIIYLFIALFSFNINDPGWSSVSSETTIKNYAGPVGAYIASFILSVFGVIGFISPFLLIDFVRILLIKRKQQSLSYLLFTIKTVGIIVFILSCCGLAELYLSFANYWVPQRSGGILGYEAVKITIKYLGSVGGSFALLIALFVGLTLYSGTTWIYIFKSLVVFVAKVFSYITKAKPNNDKSIPDISSFETFEGKSSLTSSFSKDNKATSIAFEDNQQTHKKDIFREVLDNTKVTNELSFKDPKAEPLQKSDLEIASYSDSILDLDVDLDPELPSQSSSKTKPAMTKEQLKEITTTSPPTSSSASKALKKNMLPSLDLLIEPESKKIVISQAQLDETSSLLEQTLNDFNINAKVVAAYPGPVITRYEIDLARGTKVSKLTNIAQDLARALSTTSVRVVEVIPGKPYVGLELPNLTRQMVRIKEVLASPEFIKSKATTLMGIGVDISGKPTFAELAKMPHLLVAGTTGSGKSVGVNAMILSMLYKCSPDELKFIMIDPKMLELSIYDGIPHLLTPVVTDMTEAANSLRWCVKEMERRYALMSAAGVRNIALLNDKIEQAEKAGRPLKDTMFIKMNPERAHEAPLLTKMPYIVVVADEFADMIMVIGKKVEELIARLAQKARAAGIHIILATQRPSVDVVTGLIKANIPTRMSFQVSSKIDSRTILDQQGAEELLGQGDMLYLKPGFGAPMRIHGAFVDDNEVHRVVESWKEYGEPEYIEDILESLEEAENGTSANSGSSDDPLYNEAVEIVIKTQKASISAVQRKLKIGYNRSARLMEEMEENGIVSEMNQNGMREVLVKRDS, encoded by the coding sequence ATGGCAGATAACAACATAAACAAAATAAATCATGCTGTTGGTAGGTTAAAGGTAACTCTAGTAGTTATTTTAACAGCTAGCATAATATATCTTTTCATCGCATTGTTTAGCTTTAATATTAATGATCCAGGCTGGAGTAGTGTTTCATCTGAAACCACAATAAAAAATTACGCTGGTCCAGTTGGTGCATACATAGCAAGTTTTATACTCTCAGTATTCGGTGTTATCGGCTTTATTTCACCATTTTTGCTTATTGATTTTGTCAGAATTCTCCTCATCAAACGAAAACAACAAAGTCTTAGCTATCTTTTATTTACAATAAAAACTGTTGGAATTATTGTTTTTATACTATCTTGCTGCGGACTTGCTGAGCTTTATCTTAGTTTTGCTAACTACTGGGTGCCTCAGCGCTCAGGTGGCATTCTAGGTTATGAAGCAGTTAAGATCACCATTAAATATTTAGGATCAGTAGGTGGCAGTTTTGCATTATTAATAGCATTATTCGTAGGTCTAACGCTATACTCAGGTACAACATGGATATACATTTTCAAAAGCTTAGTAGTATTTGTTGCCAAAGTATTTAGTTATATCACAAAAGCAAAACCTAATAATGATAAAAGTATCCCAGATATAAGTAGCTTTGAAACTTTTGAAGGGAAAAGTAGCCTAACAAGTTCATTTAGCAAAGATAATAAAGCAACATCAATCGCATTTGAAGATAATCAACAAACTCATAAAAAAGATATTTTTAGAGAAGTATTAGATAATACAAAAGTAACAAATGAGCTTTCATTCAAAGATCCTAAAGCTGAACCACTACAAAAATCAGATTTAGAAATAGCATCATATTCAGATTCAATCTTAGACCTAGATGTCGACTTAGATCCAGAATTACCATCACAGTCAAGTAGTAAGACTAAACCAGCAATGACAAAAGAGCAACTGAAAGAGATAACAACGACATCTCCCCCAACAAGCTCAAGTGCTAGTAAAGCCCTCAAGAAAAATATGCTCCCATCATTAGATCTACTTATAGAACCAGAATCAAAAAAAATTGTTATTTCTCAAGCACAGCTTGATGAGACATCTTCACTACTTGAACAAACTTTAAATGACTTTAATATTAATGCAAAAGTTGTTGCAGCATACCCAGGGCCAGTAATCACAAGGTATGAGATAGATCTTGCAAGAGGTACAAAAGTCAGCAAACTTACAAATATTGCTCAAGATTTAGCTAGAGCTCTATCTACTACCTCGGTTAGAGTTGTTGAGGTAATTCCTGGTAAACCATACGTAGGCTTAGAACTACCTAACCTAACTAGGCAGATGGTGCGTATCAAAGAGGTACTGGCATCACCTGAATTTATAAAGTCTAAAGCCACTACCCTAATGGGAATAGGTGTAGATATATCTGGTAAACCGACATTTGCAGAACTTGCAAAAATGCCACACCTTTTAGTAGCTGGGACAACTGGTTCAGGTAAATCTGTTGGTGTCAATGCCATGATTCTTAGTATGCTATACAAATGTAGTCCTGATGAGCTTAAATTCATCATGATTGATCCAAAGATGCTTGAACTTTCAATCTATGATGGAATACCCCATCTATTAACACCAGTTGTTACAGATATGACAGAAGCTGCTAACTCTTTACGCTGGTGTGTCAAAGAAATGGAGCGGCGCTATGCTTTAATGTCAGCAGCTGGAGTAAGAAATATTGCCTTACTAAATGATAAGATTGAACAAGCAGAGAAAGCTGGTAGGCCTCTCAAAGACACCATGTTTATCAAAATGAATCCTGAAAGAGCTCATGAGGCACCATTACTGACAAAAATGCCATATATTGTTGTTGTTGCAGATGAGTTTGCTGATATGATTATGGTTATTGGTAAAAAAGTTGAGGAATTAATTGCCAGACTTGCTCAAAAAGCTCGTGCAGCTGGTATTCATATAATTCTAGCTACACAAAGACCTTCAGTTGATGTTGTAACTGGACTAATTAAGGCAAATATTCCCACTAGGATGTCTTTCCAAGTATCATCAAAAATTGACTCTAGGACAATACTTGATCAACAAGGTGCAGAAGAACTTCTTGGGCAAGGTGATATGCTTTATCTTAAACCAGGTTTTGGTGCTCCTATGCGTATTCATGGTGCTTTTGTTGATGATAATGAAGTCCATAGGGTTGTAGAGTCTTGGAAAGAATATGGTGAGCCAGAATATATTGAAGATATCTTAGAATCATTAGAAGAGGCTGAAAATGGAACTTCAGCAAATAGCGGTAGTAGTGATGACCCACTCTATAATGAGGCAGTAGAAATTGTTATTAAAACTCAGAAAGCATCAATCTCTGCGGTACAGCGTAAGTTAAAAATAGGCTACAATCGTTCAGCAAGATTAATGGAGGAAATGGAAGAAAATGGCATTGTTTCAGAGATGAATCAAAACGGTATGCGTGAAGTTCTAGTAAAGAGAGACTCTTAA
- the lolA gene encoding outer membrane lipoprotein chaperone LolA codes for MKKIIICLILIFSISISFADAASNLIEKIKNINSMTANFNQKLIDGQTSNSLNSKGNMSLKKPQYFKWVTTSPNNQKIVSNGTKLWIYDGDLDQIIIKKVSSNNISQFPYLILLSKNTSNINKLFTVKEQDNTSYILKPKNDQMINSIKIKFTPNNQLKYLEISTSLNQFTKIEFTDVKTDVYISDTSFDFKAPEDTDVIDETKST; via the coding sequence ATGAAAAAAATAATTATATGTTTGATACTTATTTTTAGCATAAGTATTAGCTTTGCTGATGCAGCTAGTAATCTTATAGAAAAGATAAAAAATATTAACTCTATGACTGCCAACTTTAATCAAAAGCTCATAGATGGACAAACTAGCAATAGTCTTAACTCAAAAGGCAACATGAGCCTCAAAAAGCCGCAATATTTTAAATGGGTAACAACGTCTCCAAATAACCAAAAAATTGTCTCTAATGGTACAAAGCTGTGGATCTATGATGGTGATTTAGATCAAATTATCATAAAAAAAGTTTCTAGTAATAATATTTCTCAGTTTCCTTATCTAATTCTTTTATCAAAAAACACCAGTAATATCAACAAACTCTTTACTGTCAAAGAGCAAGATAACACTAGCTATATTCTAAAACCTAAAAATGATCAAATGATTAATAGCATAAAGATTAAGTTTACCCCAAATAATCAACTTAAATATTTAGAGATTTCAACCTCACTAAATCAATTTACCAAAATTGAGTTTACCGATGTAAAAACTGATGTATATATAAGTGATACAAGTTTTGATTTTAAAGCACCTGAAGATACTGATGTAATTGATGAAACCAAATCTACATAA